Proteins co-encoded in one Sporosarcina sp. FSL K6-1522 genomic window:
- a CDS encoding YigZ family protein, with protein MRADYYTVKPYGESELIIQKSRFLTYVQRAETEKVALDFIQDIKKLHPTATHNCSAYMIGEHDNIQKANDDGEPSGTAGVPMLEVLKKQGLKDTVVVVTRYFGGIKLGGGGLIRAYGRATTEGIAATGVVERRLHDLMKVTIDYTWLGKVENETRQSAYLLKDIDYADDVNVFVYVPTADTDKFIAWMTEITNGQASIISTGNEFREFDV; from the coding sequence ATGCGAGCAGATTATTATACAGTTAAACCATACGGTGAAAGTGAGCTAATAATTCAAAAGTCCCGATTTCTCACTTATGTACAACGTGCTGAAACAGAAAAAGTTGCACTCGATTTCATTCAGGACATAAAAAAGTTGCACCCTACCGCCACGCATAACTGTTCGGCGTATATGATTGGTGAACATGATAACATCCAGAAGGCGAATGACGACGGCGAACCGTCAGGAACAGCAGGCGTACCGATGCTTGAAGTTTTGAAGAAACAAGGGCTAAAAGATACGGTCGTCGTCGTGACGCGCTACTTCGGGGGCATTAAACTTGGAGGGGGCGGGCTCATCCGCGCATATGGACGTGCAACGACAGAAGGCATCGCCGCCACTGGTGTTGTCGAGCGGCGATTACACGATTTAATGAAAGTAACAATCGATTATACATGGCTTGGCAAAGTCGAAAACGAAACAAGACAATCTGCCTATTTGTTAAAAGACATCGATTACGCCGATGATGTAAATGTCTTCGTCTATGTGCCGACAGCTGATACTGACAAATTCATCGCATGGATGACAGAAATTACAAATGGTCAAGCGAGCATTATATCCACAGGAAACGAATTTCGTGAGTTCGATGTTTGA
- a CDS encoding LCP family protein, whose translation MKRKDFKKQQKTSRNRLTIKILLFVTLSAFLVVAAYAIALQQKAAGAAERAYEAVSNRTKSDMRETKVEPAKDNVSILFIGVDDSENRHQGDSNSRSDALLFATLNPKSKSVKLVSIPRDSYVYIPEIGKRDKINHAHARGGTRATIETVEELFEVPVDYYVKMNFNAFIDVVDALGGVEVEVPYRRLEKDENDENTIQLEPGLQRLDGRHTLALARTRKADSDVERGKRQQMILQAIMKEAVSAKSITKYGDVIDAVGDNMKTDMTFKEMMSFIEYVKGGMPKVDPITLVGEDDMSTGTYYWKLDEVELEEVKQLLQAHIGLIPDSSNLTNSSSNFNRAATADE comes from the coding sequence ATGAAAAGAAAAGACTTTAAAAAACAACAAAAAACGTCTCGTAATCGGTTAACTATTAAAATATTACTCTTTGTGACGTTGTCAGCATTTCTTGTCGTCGCTGCCTATGCCATTGCCCTGCAACAAAAAGCGGCGGGCGCTGCCGAACGTGCCTATGAAGCCGTATCTAATCGAACGAAATCAGATATGCGTGAAACGAAGGTCGAACCTGCAAAAGATAATGTTTCCATTTTATTCATTGGCGTGGATGATAGTGAAAATCGACACCAAGGAGATAGCAATAGCCGTTCGGATGCCTTACTATTCGCTACCTTAAATCCGAAAAGTAAATCCGTCAAATTGGTCAGCATCCCGCGTGATTCTTATGTCTATATCCCGGAGATTGGCAAGCGCGACAAAATCAATCATGCACATGCACGTGGTGGCACTCGAGCGACCATTGAAACGGTCGAAGAACTATTCGAAGTCCCCGTTGACTACTATGTGAAAATGAACTTCAATGCGTTTATTGACGTAGTCGATGCACTTGGCGGTGTCGAAGTCGAGGTCCCTTACAGAAGACTTGAAAAAGATGAAAATGATGAAAATACGATCCAGCTTGAACCAGGCCTCCAACGTCTTGACGGTAGGCATACACTGGCACTTGCTCGAACACGTAAAGCAGATAGTGATGTTGAACGTGGTAAACGTCAGCAAATGATTTTACAGGCGATTATGAAGGAAGCTGTCTCTGCTAAATCGATTACCAAATACGGTGATGTCATCGATGCGGTTGGCGACAATATGAAAACCGACATGACATTTAAAGAAATGATGTCATTCATTGAATACGTAAAAGGCGGTATGCCTAAAGTCGACCCTATCACCCTAGTTGGAGAAGATGACATGTCGACAGGCACTTATTACTGGAAGCTTGATGAAGTTGAATTAGAAGAAGTTAAACAGCTTTTACAAGCACATATTGGACTGATTCCCGACTCTTCTAATCTTACAAACAGTAGTTCTAACTTCAATAGAGCCGCTACTGCAGACGAATAA
- a CDS encoding MraY family glycosyltransferase, which translates to MLFLAMAAAFVASIILTPLVIKLAFRIGAVDRPNYRKVHAAIMPRIGGLAIFGAFILGYVLLRPEDTDGHATGILIGAVIIIVTGFLDDMLEITAKAKVVGQLAAATVVVVWGGLQIETINLPFIGVLDFGYLSIPITIIWIIGITNAINLIDGLDGLAAGVSTIALITMAIMALIMKDVFVLATAAILAASACGFLFYNFHPAKIFMGDTGSLFLGFMISVLALLGFKNVTMVALIIPIILLGVPISDTFFAIVRRIRMKQPISAPDKSHLHHCLLRTGFSHRQTVLIIYGLAIMFGVAAILFSQATVWGAILLIVVMLIAIELLVEIIGLAGTNYRPLLNLVRMIGK; encoded by the coding sequence ATGTTATTCCTTGCAATGGCTGCTGCATTTGTAGCGTCCATCATACTTACCCCACTCGTCATAAAATTGGCGTTTCGGATTGGAGCTGTCGATCGTCCGAACTATCGAAAAGTTCATGCTGCGATTATGCCGCGTATAGGTGGTCTGGCGATATTTGGTGCATTTATACTCGGTTATGTGCTGTTACGACCGGAAGATACAGATGGACATGCGACTGGAATTTTAATAGGTGCTGTCATTATTATTGTGACAGGTTTTCTTGATGATATGCTTGAAATTACGGCAAAAGCGAAGGTTGTTGGTCAATTGGCTGCTGCAACGGTCGTCGTTGTTTGGGGCGGCTTGCAGATTGAAACCATCAATTTACCGTTTATTGGTGTGCTTGATTTTGGCTATTTAAGTATCCCTATCACGATTATTTGGATTATCGGGATTACGAATGCCATTAATTTAATTGACGGCTTGGATGGCTTGGCGGCAGGTGTGTCGACAATTGCCCTCATTACAATGGCTATTATGGCGCTAATCATGAAAGATGTATTCGTTCTTGCAACGGCTGCGATTCTTGCGGCAAGCGCATGCGGTTTTCTATTTTATAACTTTCACCCAGCGAAGATTTTCATGGGGGATACAGGGTCATTATTCCTGGGCTTCATGATTTCAGTACTGGCATTATTAGGCTTTAAAAACGTTACGATGGTAGCATTGATTATCCCAATTATTTTGCTTGGTGTTCCGATCTCAGATACATTCTTTGCAATTGTCCGGCGGATTCGCATGAAGCAACCGATTTCGGCGCCAGATAAATCGCATTTACATCATTGTTTATTGCGGACAGGTTTCTCTCATAGGCAGACGGTGTTAATCATTTATGGATTAGCGATTATGTTCGGGGTTGCAGCTATATTGTTTTCACAAGCAACAGTGTGGGGGGCTATCCTCTTGATTGTGGTTATGCTCATTGCCATTGAACTGCTCGTTGAAATCATCGGACTAGCGGGCACGAATTACAGGCCACTACTCAATCTTGTTCGCATGATCGGCAAGTAA